The proteins below come from a single Arthrobacter caoxuetaonis genomic window:
- a CDS encoding sigma-70 family RNA polymerase sigma factor gives MFKAQTLVRPTRNSGKCTAETPVSGNRLTAAERETVILKNIPLVGYLVAEACRRLSGLLERDEVASAGFLGLVSAASTFDPTQEVPFGAYARIRINGAIGDELRSLDWAGRGARQKIKRTRSAVDALTAQLGRVPTQEEIAGLLGVDTRTVRQSIADDGRKVFSLEPGMDWPEDAAYSPEAALVADEERRYLRMAVQALPPRIRYVVEQIYYEDRTVKEIAAETGKSHSAVSQDRTAGIGLLRESVSSYRGEDREVPCSRPGLSRKRMDEYLENVAHLLSDGIPA, from the coding sequence ATGTTCAAGGCTCAAACTCTTGTGCGGCCAACGCGCAACTCCGGAAAATGCACGGCTGAAACACCGGTTTCCGGAAACCGCCTCACTGCTGCAGAGCGCGAGACCGTCATCCTGAAGAACATCCCGCTGGTGGGCTATCTGGTCGCTGAAGCATGCCGCCGTCTGTCCGGCCTCCTGGAGCGTGATGAAGTGGCTTCAGCCGGATTCCTGGGGCTCGTGTCAGCCGCCTCGACCTTCGATCCGACGCAGGAAGTTCCGTTCGGCGCCTATGCGCGGATCAGGATCAACGGCGCTATCGGGGATGAGCTTCGCTCGTTGGACTGGGCAGGCAGGGGTGCCAGGCAAAAGATCAAGCGGACCCGTTCCGCTGTGGACGCACTGACCGCGCAGCTGGGCCGGGTACCCACGCAGGAAGAGATCGCCGGACTGCTCGGAGTCGACACCCGGACTGTCCGCCAAAGCATCGCAGATGACGGCCGGAAAGTGTTCAGTCTTGAACCTGGAATGGACTGGCCGGAGGATGCGGCATACAGCCCCGAGGCTGCGCTGGTTGCCGATGAGGAGAGGCGCTACCTGCGGATGGCAGTCCAGGCACTGCCGCCCAGGATCAGGTACGTCGTAGAGCAGATCTACTATGAAGACCGCACCGTCAAGGAGATCGCAGCCGAAACGGGCAAATCCCACTCCGCTGTTTCCCAGGACCGGACGGCCGGCATAGGCCTGCTACGGGAGAGCGTTTCCTCTTATCGCGGTGAGGACAGGGAGGTGCCGTGCAGCAGGCCCGGCCTTTCTCGTAAACGCATGGACGAATATCTGGAGAACGTAGCCCATCTGCTTTCGGACGGCATTCCTGCATAG
- a CDS encoding ABC transporter permease yields the protein MAGHNLWTVTSFEFMRTVKKKTFWIGTLGVPVIIGIVMALLVLTQTEATRTADSQKHATVDFAFTDSSGLITDDLAASYGGTRTEDPVQALQDVREGRSQAYFAIPGDPAREEIEIHGKDLGVFESGTYGAVAGQMVSDAATAKIGSPELAALAGGGTTFTSTLYADGDETGGIYAVVPPLVFLAFFYAVMMFMGNQILNSTVEEKENRVTEMIRTTLAPKTLISGKILALMLTGLVQIGVIGIPAAGLFLTGGGGGGGGGAASEILARMDPQPGTMVTGAVLLAGSLLLFTATLMAIGAVVPTAKDANGLFSAITIVLFVPLYAFSLFVSDPDAVLVQVFLYFPFSAPVAAMLLNGLGFLTGTQAAVVAAELFIAGGIMMALAVKLFSHGNIRYHSRIPLKELMRSR from the coding sequence ATGGCCGGGCATAACCTCTGGACGGTCACGTCCTTCGAATTCATGCGGACCGTCAAGAAGAAGACCTTCTGGATCGGCACCCTCGGCGTCCCCGTCATCATCGGCATCGTCATGGCGCTGCTGGTCCTGACCCAGACAGAAGCCACCCGCACAGCGGACAGCCAGAAACACGCCACGGTCGACTTCGCGTTCACCGACAGCTCCGGCCTCATTACCGACGATCTTGCAGCCTCGTACGGCGGCACCCGGACGGAGGACCCTGTGCAGGCGCTGCAGGACGTCCGTGAAGGCCGCAGTCAGGCGTACTTCGCCATCCCCGGGGACCCGGCACGGGAAGAGATCGAGATTCATGGCAAGGACCTTGGAGTCTTCGAATCCGGGACCTACGGTGCAGTGGCCGGCCAGATGGTCAGCGACGCCGCCACTGCAAAAATCGGGTCCCCTGAATTGGCAGCACTGGCCGGAGGCGGCACAACCTTCACCTCGACGCTGTACGCTGACGGGGATGAAACAGGAGGCATCTACGCGGTCGTCCCGCCGCTGGTCTTCCTGGCATTCTTCTACGCCGTCATGATGTTCATGGGCAACCAGATCCTGAACAGCACCGTGGAGGAGAAGGAGAACCGGGTCACCGAAATGATCCGGACAACCCTGGCACCCAAAACCCTCATCTCCGGCAAGATCCTGGCCCTGATGCTGACCGGGCTCGTCCAGATCGGCGTCATCGGCATTCCGGCGGCAGGCCTGTTCCTGACCGGCGGCGGCGGCGGCGGCGGCGGCGGAGCGGCATCAGAGATCCTGGCGCGCATGGACCCCCAGCCCGGGACCATGGTGACCGGTGCCGTACTGCTGGCCGGAAGCCTCCTGCTCTTCACGGCAACCCTGATGGCCATCGGCGCCGTCGTACCGACCGCGAAAGACGCCAACGGTCTCTTCAGCGCGATCACGATCGTGCTCTTCGTCCCCCTGTACGCGTTCTCCCTGTTCGTCAGCGACCCTGATGCCGTTCTCGTTCAGGTCTTCCTCTACTTCCCGTTCTCCGCGCCGGTGGCCGCCATGCTCCTGAACGGGCTCGGCTTCCTCACCGGCACGCAGGCGGCCGTCGTCGCTGCTGAACTGTTCATCGCAGGAGGGATCATGATGGCCCTGGCCGTGAAGCTCTTCAGCCACGGGAACATCCGGTACCACTCCCGGATTCCATTGAAGGAACTGATGCGCTCCCGGTAG
- a CDS encoding GmrSD restriction endonuclease domain-containing protein, whose translation MTTPLLLRTRILSGITLPLLAFTLTACQVPAPPEATPAPAAPAAVTEPAAPAPVEAAPVPEPPAPAPAPEAPSHDTAAAGTALAQLETIAIKGRAPKTGYSRDMFGSAWPDMDGDGCDERNEILARDLTGITYKSGHCVVATGTLADPYTGKTISFVRGTATSSAVQIDHVVALSDAWQKGAQQLSSRDRMALATDPLNLLAADGPANGSKSDSDAATWLPPNKAFRCEYVARQTSVKAKYGLWMTQAEHDAIAGILSSCPDEPAAGSGTTRTKPAAEMPAAPAAPAPEPVPAADGSVTYANCAAVRAAGAAPIRAGDPGYAKKLDRDGDGVGCE comes from the coding sequence ATGACGACTCCGCTGCTGCTGCGCACCCGCATCCTGTCCGGCATCACCCTGCCGCTGCTGGCCTTCACCCTCACCGCCTGCCAGGTCCCGGCACCGCCGGAAGCGACCCCTGCACCCGCAGCCCCCGCGGCAGTCACCGAGCCGGCTGCTCCTGCTCCCGTTGAAGCTGCACCAGTTCCCGAGCCTCCGGCACCGGCACCTGCCCCGGAGGCTCCCAGCCACGACACGGCAGCTGCTGGCACCGCCCTCGCCCAGCTGGAAACGATCGCCATCAAGGGCCGTGCCCCGAAGACCGGGTACTCCCGCGACATGTTCGGCTCCGCATGGCCGGACATGGACGGAGACGGCTGCGACGAGCGCAACGAGATTCTGGCCCGTGACCTGACCGGCATCACCTACAAGTCCGGACACTGCGTGGTGGCCACCGGAACGCTGGCCGACCCGTACACCGGAAAGACGATCAGCTTTGTCCGCGGCACCGCCACCAGCTCCGCCGTCCAGATCGACCACGTGGTCGCCCTCTCCGACGCCTGGCAGAAGGGCGCCCAGCAGCTCAGCAGCCGTGACCGCATGGCACTGGCGACGGACCCGCTGAACCTCCTGGCAGCAGACGGACCGGCCAACGGGTCCAAGTCCGACAGTGACGCCGCCACGTGGCTGCCCCCGAACAAGGCCTTCCGCTGCGAATACGTGGCCCGGCAGACGTCCGTGAAAGCCAAGTACGGCCTCTGGATGACTCAGGCCGAACATGACGCGATCGCAGGCATCCTCAGCTCCTGCCCGGACGAGCCCGCTGCAGGATCCGGAACAACACGCACGAAACCGGCGGCTGAAATGCCCGCAGCTCCTGCTGCTCCCGCCCCTGAGCCGGTGCCGGCCGCGGACGGTTCCGTCACCTACGCCAACTGCGCTGCCGTCCGGGCTGCCGGCGCAGCACCCATCCGTGCCGGAGACCCGGGGTACGCGAAGAAGCTTGACCGGGACGGCGACGGCGTGGGCTGTGAATAG
- a CDS encoding ABC transporter ATP-binding protein has translation MDFGARAVIRDLSFDVQRGETFGFLGGNGSGKTTTIRALLGIHRATAGTLHINGRPFGPTDGAMLGYLPEERGLYRKEPVLDVMVYFGRLKGMGRRDAVRWSRQYLERVGLDGKAGDRLDKLSGGQQQKVQLGVTVMSSPSLLILDEPTKGFDPVNRHLLMEIIGEQKAAGATVLMVTHHMDEVERLCDRILLLRDGTAHAYGSVKDVQASYGGRTVTLTYAGKLRQLGSLHGAYSVLANEASGDGNAAQLQLEDSAREEDVLASLLDMGLPVTSYAASRRSLEEIFMRVYGTDIEGSTNGRA, from the coding sequence ATGGACTTCGGTGCCAGGGCAGTGATCCGGGACCTCTCCTTTGACGTCCAGCGAGGGGAGACCTTCGGCTTCCTTGGCGGCAATGGGTCCGGAAAGACCACGACCATTCGCGCGCTGCTTGGAATTCACCGGGCAACTGCTGGAACCCTCCATATCAATGGCCGGCCATTCGGTCCCACTGACGGTGCAATGCTCGGGTATCTGCCCGAGGAACGCGGCCTTTACCGGAAGGAGCCGGTACTGGATGTCATGGTCTATTTCGGACGCCTAAAAGGCATGGGGCGCCGGGACGCCGTCCGGTGGTCACGGCAGTACCTGGAACGTGTTGGCCTGGACGGCAAGGCAGGGGACCGGCTGGATAAGCTTTCCGGCGGCCAGCAGCAGAAAGTTCAGCTCGGCGTCACCGTCATGAGCAGTCCGTCGCTGCTGATCCTGGATGAGCCCACCAAGGGCTTCGACCCCGTCAACCGGCATCTGCTGATGGAAATCATCGGTGAGCAGAAGGCTGCCGGAGCTACCGTCCTGATGGTCACCCACCACATGGACGAGGTGGAACGCCTGTGTGACCGGATCCTGCTCCTTCGGGACGGGACAGCCCATGCCTACGGCTCCGTAAAAGACGTTCAAGCCAGCTACGGCGGCCGTACGGTGACGCTTACCTATGCGGGGAAGCTGCGGCAGCTCGGAAGTCTCCACGGGGCGTACAGTGTCCTGGCCAACGAAGCTTCAGGCGACGGCAACGCCGCACAGCTCCAGCTGGAGGACTCCGCTAGGGAAGAGGACGTACTGGCCAGCCTGCTCGATATGGGGCTGCCGGTCACCTCATACGCCGCATCAAGGAGATCGCTGGAGGAAATCTTCATGCGTGTTTACGGCACCGACATCGAAGGATCCACCAATGGCCGGGCATAA
- a CDS encoding zinc finger domain-containing protein — MPNDNIDQAIPLDSFDPSGDGWEAMPLADVVAAGQAALASLQAFRLALHGCATPLNLKPTNDRIIEIEGQLKEQLSALEKARKVIETDTALAIGYPGKAPWIEETGGILSPKQILSMASRGKDVVASELTTYRAVVEALEPVPTLLARDRSIGFNAEGSTDWEDIAHRRTEQRYRLVQEILAEIESIDCSSCGAPAGSPCLTAAGGIAHLSHRPRQDAYKMPPEHQWVSTDVNRRPDNQALYPELRGKSWQEIREIVDSRQ, encoded by the coding sequence ATGCCTAACGACAACATCGACCAAGCCATCCCCCTGGACTCGTTTGATCCTTCCGGAGACGGTTGGGAGGCTATGCCTCTGGCCGACGTCGTGGCTGCAGGACAGGCAGCGCTGGCATCTCTTCAGGCTTTCCGGCTGGCGCTTCACGGCTGCGCTACGCCGCTGAACCTTAAGCCGACGAACGACCGGATCATCGAGATAGAGGGCCAGCTGAAGGAGCAGCTCTCGGCCCTGGAAAAAGCCCGGAAGGTCATAGAAACAGACACCGCTTTGGCCATCGGATACCCAGGTAAGGCGCCGTGGATAGAGGAAACAGGCGGCATTCTGAGCCCAAAGCAGATCCTGTCTATGGCCAGCCGGGGTAAGGATGTTGTCGCGTCCGAGCTGACGACTTACCGCGCCGTCGTTGAGGCACTGGAGCCGGTTCCGACCCTCCTGGCCAGGGACCGCTCCATAGGGTTCAACGCTGAAGGCAGCACCGATTGGGAAGACATTGCACACCGGAGGACGGAGCAGCGCTACCGGCTCGTCCAGGAAATCCTGGCTGAGATCGAGTCCATAGATTGTTCCTCCTGTGGTGCCCCGGCAGGCTCGCCATGCCTTACCGCAGCCGGCGGGATCGCCCACCTGAGCCACAGGCCCCGTCAAGACGCTTACAAGATGCCTCCAGAGCACCAGTGGGTCTCCACGGACGTCAACCGCCGCCCCGACAATCAAGCCCTCTATCCGGAGCTGCGGGGAAAGTCCTGGCAGGAGATAAGAGAGATCGTGGACAGCCGGCAGTAG
- a CDS encoding Bax inhibitor-1/YccA family protein: MSISGGNPVLSRTDFLADAGNATGRAMTYDDVLRKTLPCLAVLAAGAVFGWMNPGLYLVGALVGFALGMVNIFKRRVSPPLILAYSGFEGLALGAISGKLDSLYPGIAVQAVIGSLAVFSVALFLFRSGKVRATPKSVRFLIYAMIGLIVYSLINIVLMATGVLTNQWGMDGLEVMGIPLGAIIGVLAIGMAGFSLIVDFTEIEDAIRGGADEKHSWTSAFGLMVTLVWLYMEILRLLAILRGDD, translated from the coding sequence TTGAGCATATCAGGCGGAAACCCCGTCTTAAGCCGCACCGACTTCCTGGCCGACGCAGGCAATGCGACCGGCCGGGCCATGACCTACGACGACGTCCTGAGGAAGACACTGCCCTGCCTGGCAGTCCTGGCCGCCGGCGCCGTCTTCGGCTGGATGAACCCGGGTCTGTATCTGGTGGGTGCCCTCGTTGGATTCGCCCTCGGCATGGTCAACATCTTCAAGCGGCGCGTCTCGCCCCCGCTGATCCTGGCCTACTCCGGGTTCGAAGGCCTCGCGCTCGGTGCCATCTCAGGCAAGCTTGATTCGCTGTACCCCGGCATCGCCGTACAGGCGGTCATCGGCTCCCTGGCCGTCTTCTCAGTGGCACTGTTCCTCTTCCGTTCAGGGAAGGTGCGCGCCACACCGAAGTCAGTCCGCTTCCTGATCTACGCAATGATCGGCTTGATCGTCTACAGCCTGATCAACATTGTCCTCATGGCCACGGGTGTGCTGACGAACCAGTGGGGCATGGACGGCCTTGAGGTCATGGGCATCCCGCTGGGCGCGATTATCGGCGTCTTGGCGATCGGCATGGCCGGCTTTTCCCTCATCGTCGACTTCACCGAGATCGAGGACGCCATCCGCGGCGGCGCAGACGAAAAGCACTCGTGGACCTCGGCTTTCGGGCTCATGGTCACCCTCGTCTGGCTGTACATGGAGATCCTCCGCCTCCTGGCGATCCTGCGCGGCGACGACTAG
- a CDS encoding M50 family metallopeptidase, producing the protein MTGLAELVRDRIISGFAQSAAPEITILELVLILLAASALAVPARTWKYFGMFTTVVHELGHAVAALMTFQVVTGIKLHLNHGGTTNTYGRGGIRAVWSAFWGYPAPAVTGAALVWAGVHGWSSAALSASCILLAVTILLIRNAEGFLILGSVLAVSVLLVLFAGPVFLGHTTLVLGVALLVGAVRDLGKVIHVHFRRRTELESSDAYILFRQTMIPSPLWLLGFAAVTAFSWAAALGAVAESL; encoded by the coding sequence ATGACCGGACTGGCTGAACTCGTGCGGGACCGGATCATCTCCGGTTTCGCACAGTCCGCAGCCCCCGAAATCACCATCCTGGAGCTCGTCCTCATCCTCCTTGCCGCGTCCGCCCTCGCCGTGCCTGCACGGACCTGGAAGTACTTCGGGATGTTCACCACCGTGGTCCACGAACTTGGCCACGCAGTCGCAGCGCTCATGACGTTTCAGGTGGTGACCGGGATCAAGCTGCACCTGAACCACGGGGGCACCACGAACACGTACGGGCGCGGCGGCATACGCGCTGTCTGGTCGGCGTTCTGGGGCTACCCGGCGCCGGCCGTCACAGGTGCTGCGCTCGTCTGGGCCGGTGTCCACGGATGGTCCTCAGCCGCGCTCTCTGCCAGCTGCATACTCCTTGCGGTGACGATACTGCTCATCCGCAACGCTGAAGGCTTCCTGATCCTGGGGTCAGTCCTGGCGGTGTCCGTCCTGCTGGTGCTGTTTGCCGGGCCGGTTTTCCTCGGGCACACCACCCTTGTCCTGGGCGTGGCCCTGCTCGTCGGGGCGGTACGCGACCTTGGTAAAGTCATCCACGTTCATTTCAGGCGCAGGACCGAGCTGGAAAGCTCCGATGCCTACATCCTGTTCCGGCAGACCATGATCCCGTCGCCGCTGTGGCTGCTGGGCTTCGCTGCCGTGACCGCCTTCAGCTGGGCAGCTGCCCTGGGCGCCGTCGCCGAGAGCCTCTGA
- the secE gene encoding preprotein translocase subunit SecE, whose product MTQTLEAEEQPARIGVPSKDGKRGFFGAVILYIRQVIGELRKVVKPTRGELFKMTGIVLAFVAVMILLITGLDLLFGSLSSLVFSSGGEQ is encoded by the coding sequence ATGACCCAGACACTGGAAGCCGAAGAGCAGCCGGCCCGGATCGGAGTTCCCTCCAAGGACGGGAAGCGCGGATTCTTCGGAGCAGTGATCCTCTACATCCGCCAGGTGATCGGCGAACTGCGCAAGGTTGTGAAACCGACCCGCGGTGAGCTGTTCAAAATGACGGGCATCGTGCTGGCCTTCGTGGCCGTCATGATCCTGCTCATCACCGGCCTGGACCTCTTGTTCGGCTCACTGTCCTCGCTGGTCTTCAGCAGCGGCGGCGAGCAGTAA
- a CDS encoding CCA tRNA nucleotidyltransferase, producing MRNSPRRQPAGIPAGGQYAPSVHAESSVGVGAGGTVLPGLMDLTPEAWAVLDACRDTGGRPLIVGGSVRDALLSLETGEPVAFKDIDIEVHGTAPQALQEALPGRVQEAGASFGVLTTRIGGQDFDVSVPRRDSKTGEGHRGFEVELDPDITLEEAFARRDYTMNSMGWDPYTGELIDPFGGRKDLEDRILRHTREETFRDDPLRPLRAVQFAARFDLDIAQETIELCRSMKGSIAQLPKERLWKEFNKLVTLGRRPSRGLEALYQTGIAESFPALADVRGYPQDPLWHPEGAVDVHLGLSADAAAEAAERDGAEPSERRVAVLATLLHDVGKAEHSQEGPDGCITSHGHAAGGVGPADEFLASIGAPNEVREKVLPLIREHMRHISFDAAPSASAVRRLMRDLAGENGNGPTITDWARVVDADLAGRGPGAKPPISGHWLQVTASVTADPPILRGEDLATAGIPRGQEWGWIVRASLAAQDEGLFTDTAGAVQWAKANRESITAAEKPRWEAAKALREAMQQARIENSRAQARAEKARRNGLNDEAAEHDREAERFRAEMNWLKKEEEAVRRA from the coding sequence GTGAGAAACAGCCCCAGACGCCAGCCGGCCGGCATCCCCGCCGGAGGCCAGTACGCACCGTCAGTCCACGCCGAATCTTCCGTCGGTGTCGGTGCAGGCGGCACTGTCCTGCCCGGGCTGATGGATCTGACGCCGGAAGCCTGGGCAGTCCTCGACGCCTGCCGGGATACCGGGGGACGCCCCCTCATCGTCGGTGGATCGGTCCGCGACGCGCTGCTCTCCCTGGAGACCGGGGAGCCGGTCGCCTTCAAGGACATCGACATCGAAGTCCACGGCACCGCACCGCAGGCCCTGCAGGAAGCACTCCCCGGAAGAGTCCAGGAGGCCGGGGCCTCGTTCGGTGTGCTCACCACCCGCATCGGCGGCCAGGACTTCGACGTATCCGTGCCCAGGCGCGACTCCAAGACCGGAGAGGGGCACCGCGGGTTCGAGGTCGAGCTGGATCCGGACATCACCCTTGAGGAAGCGTTCGCACGCCGGGACTACACGATGAACTCCATGGGCTGGGATCCGTACACCGGTGAACTGATTGATCCGTTCGGCGGACGGAAGGACCTGGAGGACCGGATCCTGCGGCATACGCGGGAGGAGACTTTTCGGGATGACCCGCTGAGGCCGCTGAGGGCCGTCCAGTTCGCCGCGCGCTTCGACCTGGACATCGCCCAGGAGACCATTGAGCTGTGCCGGTCCATGAAGGGCTCGATCGCCCAGCTGCCGAAAGAGAGGCTGTGGAAGGAATTCAACAAGCTCGTCACCCTCGGACGCAGGCCCTCCCGCGGCCTGGAGGCGCTTTACCAGACTGGAATAGCCGAGAGCTTCCCGGCGCTGGCTGACGTCCGCGGATACCCCCAGGATCCCCTCTGGCACCCCGAGGGGGCTGTTGACGTACACCTGGGCCTGTCCGCCGATGCCGCAGCAGAGGCAGCCGAACGGGACGGTGCTGAACCCTCCGAACGCCGGGTAGCCGTGCTGGCCACCCTCCTGCACGACGTCGGCAAGGCGGAGCACAGCCAGGAGGGCCCTGACGGGTGCATCACCAGCCACGGGCACGCCGCCGGGGGAGTGGGGCCGGCTGACGAATTCCTTGCCTCGATCGGGGCGCCCAACGAGGTCAGGGAGAAGGTCCTCCCGCTGATCCGCGAGCACATGCGCCACATCTCGTTCGATGCCGCGCCGTCGGCTTCGGCTGTCCGCCGGCTCATGAGGGACCTGGCAGGGGAGAACGGCAACGGGCCGACCATCACAGACTGGGCGCGGGTAGTGGATGCGGACCTTGCCGGCCGCGGGCCCGGTGCGAAACCGCCCATCTCCGGACACTGGCTCCAGGTGACAGCAAGCGTTACGGCCGACCCTCCCATCCTCCGCGGTGAGGACCTCGCCACCGCCGGGATCCCCCGCGGCCAGGAATGGGGATGGATCGTGCGCGCCTCATTGGCAGCACAGGACGAAGGACTCTTCACGGACACTGCAGGGGCCGTCCAGTGGGCGAAGGCGAACAGGGAGTCAATAACTGCCGCGGAGAAGCCTCGCTGGGAGGCCGCGAAGGCGCTCCGGGAAGCGATGCAGCAGGCGCGCATCGAGAACAGCAGGGCCCAGGCCCGGGCGGAGAAGGCACGCAGGAACGGGCTGAATGACGAAGCTGCCGAACACGACCGGGAGGCGGAGAGGTTCAGGGCCGAGATGAACTGGCTGAAGAAGGAAGAGGAAGCTGTCCGCAGGGCGTAG
- a CDS encoding acyltransferase family protein translates to MTTVLLPAAEPATRRVRGRRRATTAPAATGHRPEIQGLRALAVLMVVTYHVWFGRVSGGVDIFLLISAFLMTLSFVRKGETRTGLKLAGYWLRTFSRLLPAAAIALIGTMAASWLFLPKARWDGVLEQVWSSLGYFQNWFLAAESVDYYANDHSGASPLQHFWSLSVQGQIFILWPLLFAAAALAGRIFRLRYRTAVTVVFGLVFAGSLAYSVHATATTQSFAYFDTRARLWEFALGTLLAVVLPYVRLPKPAAVAAGWTGLAAMLSAGFLIDVEGSFPGYIALWPLLAAALIIIAGSTGSRIGVDRFLSWKPVVGLGGISYALYLWHWPVLVIYMAWRGREAVGLPGGSAVIALSLILSWLTTRLAERPVLGLGFMKKKPGQAVAILVLAALVAAPAAGWQYANRIEAEAAAAAHTRELAEAKARGAMFTQEQKDNPGALALLAEAPPAGDPAAPVIPSLDELGGQWVQVGPKCEEVLKPVGNETAAENCQHLAGKDGAKRILAIGNSHTQQWSGPLTLMAEKYGYDVVFLFKGACQFGTGSEGRAQDCVDFNTAALNYALEQKPDAVFTVATAAQPETPEEHAVNGLADAASQLQEAGIQVVGIRDTPRFAFDMITCIKEEGVNGAGCNTLLPDKLAAVSPVEELGAQVPGMVFMDLTDKVCPDGACPPVIGNVYVYMDTNHLTAAFTRSTLPFFDDRFHEATGWKRP, encoded by the coding sequence GTGACCACCGTGCTGCTCCCGGCCGCTGAACCTGCCACCAGAAGGGTCAGAGGCCGGCGCCGGGCAACGACGGCTCCGGCTGCCACCGGCCACCGCCCCGAAATCCAGGGGCTGAGGGCACTGGCAGTGCTCATGGTCGTCACCTACCACGTCTGGTTTGGCCGGGTCTCCGGCGGAGTGGACATCTTCCTGCTCATCTCCGCGTTCCTCATGACGCTCTCCTTCGTGCGCAAGGGCGAGACAAGGACAGGGCTGAAGCTGGCCGGATACTGGCTGCGCACCTTCAGCCGCCTCTTGCCGGCCGCGGCCATCGCCCTGATCGGCACCATGGCAGCCTCCTGGCTCTTCCTGCCGAAAGCCCGCTGGGACGGTGTCCTCGAACAGGTGTGGTCCAGCCTCGGATACTTCCAGAACTGGTTCCTGGCTGCAGAGTCCGTCGACTACTACGCCAACGACCACTCCGGGGCCAGCCCGCTTCAGCACTTCTGGTCCCTGTCAGTCCAGGGGCAGATCTTCATCCTGTGGCCGCTGCTCTTTGCTGCGGCCGCACTGGCCGGCAGGATCTTCCGGCTCCGCTACCGCACCGCGGTCACCGTCGTGTTCGGGCTGGTCTTCGCCGGATCCCTTGCCTACTCGGTCCACGCAACGGCAACAACCCAGTCATTCGCCTACTTCGACACCCGGGCACGGCTGTGGGAGTTCGCGCTCGGCACCCTCCTTGCCGTGGTCCTGCCCTACGTCCGCCTCCCGAAGCCTGCAGCGGTGGCCGCCGGCTGGACAGGGCTCGCAGCGATGCTCAGCGCGGGATTCCTCATCGACGTCGAAGGCAGCTTCCCCGGCTACATCGCCCTGTGGCCGCTGCTGGCCGCGGCACTCATCATCATCGCCGGCAGCACAGGAAGCCGCATCGGTGTCGACAGGTTCCTGTCCTGGAAGCCCGTCGTCGGTCTCGGCGGCATCTCCTACGCCCTCTACCTCTGGCACTGGCCGGTCCTGGTCATCTACATGGCCTGGAGGGGACGCGAAGCAGTGGGCCTTCCCGGCGGCAGCGCCGTCATTGCCCTCTCGCTCATCCTGAGCTGGCTCACCACCCGCCTGGCTGAACGGCCGGTGCTCGGCCTCGGGTTCATGAAGAAGAAGCCCGGGCAGGCCGTGGCCATCCTGGTCCTTGCCGCCCTCGTCGCAGCGCCGGCTGCAGGATGGCAGTACGCGAACCGCATCGAGGCGGAGGCAGCGGCCGCCGCGCACACCCGTGAACTTGCTGAGGCCAAGGCCCGCGGCGCCATGTTCACGCAGGAACAGAAGGACAATCCCGGCGCCCTTGCCCTGCTAGCGGAGGCTCCTCCGGCCGGTGACCCTGCAGCGCCGGTGATCCCCTCCCTGGATGAGCTTGGAGGCCAGTGGGTCCAGGTGGGGCCAAAATGCGAAGAGGTCTTGAAGCCTGTCGGCAACGAGACGGCCGCGGAGAACTGCCAGCATCTGGCCGGCAAGGACGGCGCCAAGCGGATCCTTGCAATCGGCAACTCGCACACCCAGCAGTGGAGCGGCCCGCTGACCCTCATGGCCGAAAAGTACGGATACGACGTCGTCTTCCTTTTCAAGGGCGCCTGCCAGTTCGGGACCGGCAGCGAAGGAAGGGCCCAGGACTGCGTCGACTTCAACACCGCAGCCCTGAACTATGCGCTCGAGCAGAAGCCTGATGCGGTCTTTACGGTGGCCACCGCGGCCCAGCCGGAAACCCCGGAAGAGCATGCAGTCAACGGGCTTGCGGATGCCGCGTCACAGCTGCAGGAAGCCGGGATCCAGGTCGTCGGCATCAGGGACACCCCGCGCTTCGCCTTCGACATGATCACCTGCATCAAGGAAGAGGGTGTGAACGGTGCCGGGTGCAATACGCTCCTGCCCGACAAGCTGGCTGCGGTTTCACCGGTCGAGGAGCTGGGCGCCCAGGTTCCCGGCATGGTCTTCATGGACCTGACCGATAAGGTCTGCCCGGACGGTGCCTGCCCGCCGGTCATCGGCAACGTGTACGTCTACATGGACACGAACCACCTGACCGCCGCCTTCACCCGGTCCACACTCCCGTTCTTCGACGACAGGTTCCACGAAGCCACAGGCTGGAAACGGCCCTAG